The sequence TTACTCTTTAGAAATGGATTTGGGTATTCCTGCTTCCTCTTCACATTCCTTCACAAGATTCTCACCACAAGCAATCCCATAAGGCTGCCATTGCCAACATGGAAATATGAGGGCACAGAATTGTAATGAACGTAATATGAACCAGAAAATATGCTGTAGAATCGCTTATTCACACAAGCTTTATGGTTTGTTATTCTTGTTCAATGTGCATAAATTACTGAGCTCTATTAAATTGCTTCTACAAAACAAAGTAATTACTCTCAAAATTTTGTAGCAAGGAAGAAATCCCCAGATTTCCACTCGCCTCAGGTTTTTAATCCATAATTTAATCGATACAAACCAGTCCTCCTGCAGCTAGCTGATCAAGCATCCCTGGATAAGTGGATTTCATTTGACTTCTCTTCCCTATCCATAAAAGTTTCTGCCCATCCTTCTCAACATAGCCATTCATTTGAACCCCATAAACCTGTATACAGGAATGCGTAAGAGAAAAGAATGCATAACTTATATCCATCAGTAACATAATCGTAGAGTCAGGTTCatcaatcaaaaagaaaagaaaaaggatgtATTGCTTGGCATGTTCAAAGATTGACTATCATTCAGCCATCAATCAGCGGTGCACACAGCCAGGGACGAAATAAGATGGTAATAGTCACGTCCATAGGCTTACCAAAGATTATagtgccaaaaaataaataagggaaTAAGTTTAAAGCCAGTTGGACCAATGTACCAAAACTGACAATATTCCCACAgttaataataaatcaaaaggCAATCAAGAAGTCAAAATGCACATATGTTGTACCTACTTAGCATGCAGTGAATTGctcctttttttatatatgagtaAATGAATGACTAAAAAGCACAAAAAGGGGCGCAACCCTAGTGCATGGGAAACATACAAAAGATGAGCcaacaagaaaaaacaaaggagaaaagaaaaataagtaacacCTAAAATTCGGATGGTCTATAAAATATATGAAAGCTGTCAATGCAGTTGAGCTTGAATTTGGTCTCACTCATCATGTAAGCTCtgtaaaaataagaattttaacTTAACCACTAAGAGCTCACTGTCTTTAAAAGTACGTGCATTTTTTAGTTGGCAGAAACCCATTTTATGCTTATAGGTAAATACAACTCACGGCACTCACATGAAATTGAAACTATGACCTCACAACCAGCCCCATGTTTATGGAGGAAAGAGAAGCCATTTGGCCTAAAGATGATCGGCTTGATTAGCAGAGACCCAGATGAATAAGATAAATTTCACactctaattttatttcaaaaaactcaatTCATAGTCACTTATCTTTGAAAATCCCTTGGCTGAAACTATCATCAGACTTCTTTGACAAGATTGATTCGCTAGCATGTTTACTTTACTAAAAAACCCATGTGAAGCAAACTCACAATAAATTACCTAGCTTCACAGAAAAACATATTCAATTAAATATTCAACTAATTAGTAGTAAATGTAGGGCTCATTGATAATTTCCTTGAggacattttttttcaattctaatTTTCTAGTGAGGAGTATTTACATGTTAGCAGATaatgaagaggaaaaaataaacaacatatGGTTGAGTTTGGCTGAGGTGCATGGGGAAAACAATTCATAAGCAAAAGGTGAACAATAATCATtcaccattttttattttcgttAATAAGTAGGAATTATGACAGAAACACCTTTTTTGAGGCCAGTCTAGGGCATTTTAGTCCtcaaagattaaaaataataataataaataaataaataactgagTAAGGAATAGTTATTTCTGGAAACTACAAGTAGAGCATCAGAAAGATACCAAGTATTCGCTATTGAGTCTGCTACTCAATTGAATGcataaaaactaaagaaaacaaccctttttttttctttttagatggacaaaatttaaattaaaaaatttagaaccaaATCAAATTACAAGTGCCTAAAAAGATTTGAAaggcaattaaaaaaattaggacTACAGATACTGGTGTCAACTATATGTCTCAATACAACATtatatccaaaagaaaagagattcCACAATTCCATAAAACACACCTTTATTCCAAAGTAAGGAGCTGCAGCACGTTCCAGTGAAAAAAAGATTGGTGCACCAAAGGATGATGTCACAGGGTACAGCTGATTGAAATTAGTGGAATACACAGTTAGCCTAGGGAACAAAGATCTTACTACAACTTAGACCCAAAGAATTTCAATCACAtgtacacacatacacacaaaaacattcacatttcacacaaaaaaagaaaaaagaaaacaggaAGGGGTGGGAATCAGTGCACCACTAAATTACAACTAGTACCTCATTCCGTATACCTGGAATTAGTTCTTCCCCCAAACATTTGACCACATCTCCAACTGCATTAGTCCTATCATCGGGTGTCCTCAGCATTGGGTGTAAGGTCACATGGCTGCCAATGCGGCCTCCATAAGAATTATCTCGAGGAAATATAAACACATCCTTGAACCTCCTTAAATGGTTAGCAAAACTGCACAAATTTCATAAGTACATGGTCAACCTACTCCTTCGTTTCAAGCATAATATAGCTGCAAAATGGATTCAGCAATACAACAcccccccttcccccccccccaaataaaacaaaaaacaaaggacCGAGCAATTCAATTCATAGGGGTTGTTTGGCAAGTCATTGAACCTGGCCAAGTTGGCCAACTAAtctgtttttattgtttttcagTTTAGTCAAATAAGCCTAGAGTCTAAacaactaaatatatatatagaaataaaatacCATTTCAATTAGAAATGGTTTCATTTGTTGTCCAAATTATATTATAACTAAACCAACCCATCGGGGTGAAGCCCAGTGGTTGGAAGCTTGGGTTGAGCTGTAGACTTAAACATCCTTGGTTCAATTCTCACTAGGAGTTCTCCTGGATTACCTGGTACAAGATTGTGGCGGGAAGGGTTGCATATGTTAGAACTAAACCAATTCTACAATTATAAACTCCACTTGTCCCAAAAACATAATGTGTtaagaaaatatgaatttaatcattacaCTTaaaaccattattctaacactcCCCTAAATGGATGAACCCAAAGTCCCAATCTCTCCCATGACAAGTGGGCCCAACGAATGAgatttttaaccttttaaattGGAGGTAAAGTGGAAAAcactattttaacttttaactcaAGACTAATGGTTCTAATATCACCATAAACTACCCATTATCTCAAATGCTTAAATCGAtaagaaatgatgaatttaaacatttaaccAATATTTTAACATATAGCTTGTCAAACATTTTCATGAATTTAACCAAGACAAATCAATGAAAACAGAAACTTCTTTTTTAAGCCTGCCTTACCCATTATGAATATAACCAGCAATTTGGTCTTCAATGACAAATGGAAGAAACTCAGATTGCTTTTCCTGCAACAAATTGAGACATTTTGTGTGGGCGTTTGGCAACTCAGACTGAAAACTGTTTcccgttctttttttttttagtagaatatCGCAGCAACCAAACATTAAGCTTAAatattactattactattactattactattacTGAGGCTAAAATGCACATACAAAAGAATATTACCGATCCGCGATTGCAGAATTTGACTTTCTGGAAGAAGCCTGAGAGGTCCGAAGAATCATGCGGAACGCTATCCGGTTGAGAAATCCGAACGACGTCGTCCCAGGTGAATGTATTGGTGGctgaaactgaaactgaaactgAATGGGTACtgaattttactaatttattaaatttgattGGAGTGTGAGATGGAGAAGGAAACGGTGTGGTAAATGTAATGGAAAAAGCATGAGAAGGTTTGGAGATGAAGAGGGAAGGGATTTTGTGAGAGAGGTGAAGATAATTGTAAGTGCTGCACGCCATTTCACGCAAGGGAAGGAGGATGTATGTAACGACTAACGACTTCACTGGCAATCGAGTTTAGGCTTTCGAATGACGCcgttttattagtttttttggggtaaatttcaaaaaacttaTCCTGAGGTTTGTGACAATACCACATATGTCCAAAGCATTCTAAAGCTTACAAATTTAGAGGTAATTTTCCAATTAGCATGCAATTGGGAGAAAATATCGTTAGTTAGTATGCATTAGAAACGATTCAGTAAAATAGTATCttgagtctcttagactcgagtTCACTATAGCAACTCAAGCCTAAAAGACTCAAGTTCTATATGCTGGCACAGCTAAGATAGAGTTTAAAATTCATGTGGAACACGAGTTCCGTTTTTTCCTTCTCTGTTTTCCCCTTCACCCTATTCTCTTCAGACCACCATGGCTAACAATTTCTCTAACTCTCAAAACCCCAAACCCACATTCGCAGACAACAAACCtagaaaacaacaaaaccaaGCAACAATAGCAAACGAAAACATCAAACCCAAGTGCGTTCCGGTGCCAAGATCAATAAACCCAAGCTTAGGGAGCCGCTCTGGTGCCAAGATcgtgatttttgggtttgggttttcgCTCTGGAGCGATGAATCTGTGGGTGAAGTACaaggagaaaaggaagaacagggagaacaaaggaagaaaggagaaaatgaagaaacaaaactcgagtgtctaaaactcaaGTTCTACGTGGTTCCATGTGGAAAATTGTCCATGTTAGGTGTTTCCCAGCTCCAAAACTCAAGGAGTTAAGACTTGAGCTCCACCttgaactcgagtttttaaaacttgagatgctattttcctattttgttttGCCAACATGCCCACTAACGATATTCTAAGAAATTTAAagttaaatggaaaaaaaaattctacaaatttaGTCCTCAAAAGAAAACTTTGTCCCTAGCTTTTATTCTCTTcttgctatttctctcttttgtctcTGTTCCTCTCCCGCTCTCTTGAACCCTCTTTTCTGAGTTCTCTCTCAAATCTCTCTCTAACCAATGAAATGCACAACCTAACAAACTTTAAAGGAaaccaaaactttttcaaagGATATAAATCGCAGTTTCATCTAATAAGTACTAACAAACCAAATAGGACAGAGGAAGCAAAGAAATTTGACTATATGAAGGTGGTCAACAATCGGAAGGAACCTCAAAAGAAATTAACTTCTTCATCTCCCAAAGATCAAGCCTTGAAACTTGAGTCTTGAGTCTTGAAATGACCCAAAGAAGTATCCAAAGAGCGAGCTAGCAAAACCAAAACCATCTTCACTttgtaaatttacaattttgtcCTTAAGAATGTCAACCACTACCGAATCCCTGTCCACCATGCTTCGTTCATGGCACGATTTCCTAGACCCAACCTTGCTGAGCTTGCCACCATCTCTCTCCGACACCACTAGCCAGTTGATTGTGATCTCCGGTGAgcaagaagaagacgaagaagaatGGTTCCAACCTCGCTAAGCCTGCCACCATCTCTCCGATGCCACCAGCTAGTCGATCGTGATCTCCGGCGAgcaagaagaagatgaagaagattGGTTTTTGAAATGGATATTTTCTTatttgggtttagagagagagacgaaGAGAGTTTAAGAGAGGGGGAAGGGGAAGAATGGaaattgaagagagaaaattagGGACAAAGTTGTCTTTTGAGGACCAAATTGGTGggtttttgaatgttttgaaCCTATTGGTATTATCACAAACCTACCTCCTCAAGGTAGGTTTGTGAAaatttcccttaattttttctatttggttcAAACTTAAAATgttgccttttatttattttttatttttatatgtggCAATGGCTTGTAGGCTTGTAGATCTCATAGCCATAGGCATATTTTAGTAGGAGAATCATGGTagtgtttggatggagggaaaCCGAGGGGGAAGGGACAAGCGTTTAATTAAAAAGAACCTCAACACttgtacaatattttcataatagtaaattgttattgattatagtttaaattcat is a genomic window of Quercus lobata isolate SW786 chromosome 2, ValleyOak3.0 Primary Assembly, whole genome shotgun sequence containing:
- the LOC115976971 gene encoding nudix hydrolase 20, chloroplastic-like encodes the protein MACSTYNYLHLSHKIPSLFISKPSHAFSITFTTPFPSPSHTPIKFNKLVKFSTHSVSVSVSATNTFTWDDVVRISQPDSVPHDSSDLSGFFQKVKFCNRGSEKQSEFLPFVIEDQIAGYIHNGFANHLRRFKDVFIFPRDNSYGGRIGSHVTLHPMLRTPDDRTNAVGDVVKCLGEELIPGIRNELYPVTSSFGAPIFFSLERAAAPYFGIKVYGVQMNGYVEKDGQKLLWIGKRSQMKSTYPGMLDQLAAGGLPYGIACGENLVKECEEEAGIPKSISKEAIPVGAVSYMDIDGYRYKRDVLFCYDLKLPASFRPENQDGEVDSFKLIPVTHVADVIQRTQFFKPNCSLVIIDFLFRHGYMSSEHFGYLDLLQSLRSGDCS